Proteins from a genomic interval of Methanofollis formosanus:
- a CDS encoding diacylglycerol/polyprenol kinase family protein, translating into MRELGRQAVHLLFGLGIASVLLIPVPGVASKIYAAFLIAGLVIAEALLHGRHVPIFSEVVGAFERKETFPGKGAAYFVAGALFSSIFFTPGTAFVAVLSLAVLDSAATVVGITCGRHPLVNGRTLEGSVGGFLALAAVLLFIMPPLPALIAAAAAMLAELLSPVDDNLVIPPVVGAVLTLLPCS; encoded by the coding sequence ATGCGCGAACTCGGGCGCCAGGCCGTCCACCTCCTCTTCGGTCTCGGCATCGCCTCAGTCCTCCTCATCCCGGTGCCCGGGGTTGCGTCGAAGATCTATGCCGCCTTTCTCATCGCCGGACTCGTCATCGCCGAAGCGCTCCTCCACGGACGACACGTTCCCATCTTCTCCGAGGTTGTCGGCGCCTTCGAGCGCAAGGAGACCTTCCCGGGCAAAGGCGCGGCGTACTTCGTGGCCGGCGCCCTCTTCTCGTCCATCTTCTTCACTCCCGGCACCGCTTTCGTCGCCGTCCTCTCCCTCGCCGTCCTCGACTCCGCTGCCACCGTCGTCGGGATCACCTGCGGCCGACATCCTCTCGTCAACGGCCGGACCCTCGAAGGCTCGGTCGGAGGATTTCTGGCACTCGCCGCCGTCCTCCTTTTCATCATGCCGCCGCTCCCCGCCCTCATCGCCGCGGCCGCCGCCATGCTCGCCGAACTCCTCTCGCCGGTCGACGACAACCTCGTCATACCCCCCGTCGTCGGGGCCGTCCTTACGCTCCTGCCCTGCTCCTGA
- a CDS encoding CDP-alcohol phosphatidyltransferase family protein, translating to MRERTDGVLSRAAAVLGRTGVTPNALTAMGLLITAVAAGLIASGRLISAGLVLAFGGLFDALDGAVARANGQASRFGAFFDSVLDRYAEALLFGGLFLYFSGDQTARALTFAALVGSLMVSYTRARAEGLGAECKTGLFTRIERMLVLILGLLTGFLVPALWILAVLTNLTAVQRMWHVWLVTKEG from the coding sequence ATGAGGGAACGGACTGATGGAGTTCTTTCGCGGGCGGCTGCGGTCCTGGGGAGAACCGGGGTCACTCCGAATGCTCTGACGGCCATGGGGCTTCTTATCACCGCCGTCGCCGCCGGGCTCATCGCCTCGGGGCGTCTCATAAGCGCGGGATTGGTGCTGGCCTTCGGCGGCCTCTTCGATGCGCTCGACGGGGCGGTGGCCAGGGCCAACGGGCAGGCAAGTCGTTTCGGGGCGTTTTTCGACTCGGTGCTGGACCGATATGCGGAGGCTCTCCTCTTCGGCGGGCTCTTCCTCTATTTTTCCGGCGACCAGACAGCCCGGGCCCTCACCTTCGCGGCCCTGGTCGGCTCCCTGATGGTGAGTTACACCCGTGCGCGGGCGGAGGGGCTGGGTGCAGAGTGCAAAACCGGGCTTTTCACCCGAATCGAACGGATGCTCGTCCTCATCCTCGGCCTTCTCACCGGTTTTCTGGTTCCGGCACTCTGGATCCTCGCCGTTCTCACCAACCTTACCGCCGTACAGCGAATGTGGCATGTCTGGCTGGTGACGAAAGAAGGGTGA
- a CDS encoding NAD(P)/FAD-dependent oxidoreductase yields MAGSFLASRLSDAGHAVDLYDRPVQTACGAAPCAWMATRDFPAVLEGEGLEPEDYVTERFDAFLFQGQRVTADLMTIQKPALIADLREGAGVRTGPLDPAGYDRIVDATGTARAYLPPIGGDDLCRCVQFRVRGGKGEVLPAVRYVRGGYAWSFPLGSDERHVGCLSHLADPSGLIGKTGFLDGERLCACRSRLRVTSPYRALPFVSGKVWGVGEAIGCTYPLVGDGIVPALVSARLLLDHFEDPAGYTRAVLDAFPAMQRERALLERMKGGRRPSPAWLAEVDTSRLGIRVGMASAAGLILKILAR; encoded by the coding sequence GTGGCCGGGAGTTTTCTTGCATCCCGACTCTCGGATGCAGGGCATGCGGTTGACCTCTATGACCGCCCGGTGCAGACGGCGTGCGGGGCCGCTCCGTGCGCCTGGATGGCAACACGGGACTTCCCCGCCGTGCTGGAGGGCGAGGGGTTGGAGCCTGAGGACTATGTGACCGAACGTTTCGATGCCTTCCTCTTCCAGGGGCAGCGGGTGACGGCCGACCTGATGACCATTCAGAAACCTGCCCTTATTGCCGACCTCCGGGAGGGAGCCGGGGTGAGGACCGGGCCACTTGACCCGGCAGGATACGACCGGATCGTCGACGCCACCGGGACGGCGCGGGCCTATCTCCCGCCGATAGGGGGGGACGACCTCTGCAGGTGCGTCCAGTTCAGGGTGCGCGGCGGGAAGGGCGAGGTTCTTCCTGCGGTGCGCTATGTCCGCGGCGGGTATGCCTGGTCTTTCCCGCTCGGTTCCGACGAGCGGCATGTCGGGTGCCTCAGCCATCTCGCCGACCCGTCCGGGCTCATCGGGAAGACCGGATTTCTGGACGGCGAACGGCTCTGTGCGTGCAGAAGCAGGCTGCGGGTCACCTCGCCGTACAGAGCGCTGCCGTTCGTCTCCGGGAAGGTCTGGGGGGTGGGCGAGGCGATCGGGTGCACCTATCCCCTGGTCGGCGACGGGATCGTCCCGGCCCTCGTCTCCGCCCGCCTCCTCCTCGACCACTTCGAAGACCCCGCGGGTTACACCCGGGCTGTCCTCGACGCCTTCCCCGCGATGCAGAGAGAACGCGCGCTCCTGGAAAGGATGAAGGGAGGACGCCGGCCTTCACCAGCGTGGCTTGCCGAGGTCGACACCTCCCGCCTCGGCATCAGGGTGGGCATGGCCTCAGCTGCCGGTCTCATACTCAAGATCCTTGCCCGGTGA
- a CDS encoding DMT family transporter — translation MTRENLLPILYGLTSALLFGITAPFSKLLLEGVGPITMASLLFLGSGTGLCLYLLGGSLLGHGRDGVEASLAPTDLPWLAGVVLFGGVLAPVALMISLAQTPAATASLLLNFEAVATTVIAVLWYREPVGGRIWGALSLITLSCVILSYVPDQPFGLSVGALGIILTCTFWGMDNNFSKQISAKDPIPIVMIKGFGAGAVTFVIARLFGEAMPDPATCLAAMAIGFLGYGGMMSVFFMMALRGIGSARTSALVSTSPFFGVFVSFLLFTEELRPAFFVSLLVMALGAWLLISERHAHPHRHEPMAHEHRHRHDDLHHDGHDHPPGTPPLDAKGYHSHPHAHPEMVHDHPHSPDLHHRHAHD, via the coding sequence ATGACCCGCGAAAATCTTCTCCCTATCCTGTATGGGTTGACATCGGCGCTGCTCTTCGGCATCACGGCGCCGTTCTCGAAGCTGCTGCTCGAGGGTGTCGGGCCGATCACGATGGCCTCGCTGCTCTTCCTCGGGAGTGGGACGGGTCTGTGTCTTTATCTGCTGGGAGGATCGCTTCTCGGGCACGGGCGCGACGGGGTGGAGGCCTCTCTCGCCCCGACCGATCTCCCGTGGCTTGCAGGAGTCGTCCTCTTCGGCGGGGTGCTCGCCCCGGTCGCCCTGATGATCAGTCTGGCCCAGACGCCGGCGGCGACAGCGTCCCTTCTCCTCAACTTCGAGGCGGTGGCCACGACGGTGATCGCGGTGCTCTGGTATCGTGAGCCCGTGGGAGGACGGATTTGGGGTGCGCTTTCCCTGATCACGCTCTCGTGCGTCATCCTCTCGTACGTGCCCGACCAGCCGTTCGGCCTCTCGGTCGGGGCGCTCGGGATCATCCTGACCTGCACCTTCTGGGGGATGGACAACAACTTCAGCAAACAGATCTCAGCGAAGGATCCGATCCCGATCGTGATGATCAAGGGGTTCGGGGCGGGCGCGGTCACCTTCGTCATCGCCCGCCTCTTCGGCGAGGCGATGCCCGACCCGGCCACCTGTCTTGCGGCGATGGCGATCGGGTTCCTGGGGTACGGCGGAATGATGAGCGTCTTTTTCATGATGGCGCTGCGCGGGATCGGGTCGGCGCGGACGAGTGCGCTGGTCTCGACCTCGCCGTTCTTCGGGGTCTTTGTCTCGTTCCTCCTCTTCACCGAGGAACTGCGGCCGGCTTTCTTCGTCTCCCTGCTGGTGATGGCCCTCGGGGCGTGGCTTCTCATCTCGGAGCGGCATGCCCATCCCCACCGGCACGAACCGATGGCTCACGAGCACCGGCACCGGCACGACGATCTCCACCACGACGGCCACGATCATCCGCCGGGCACGCCGCCGCTCGATGCGAAGGGCTACCACTCTCATCCCCATGCCCACCCGGAGATGGTCCACGACCACCCGCACTCGCCCGATCTCCATCACCGGCACGCCCATGACTGA
- a CDS encoding regulator of amino acid metabolism, contains ACT domain protein — MWAALMQEFADSPAQVRVVKFLLENGFGVSEKGRITCNDIEIPATHIARTIGTDRRVVDATARRILSMDWTSKVFSSMRATPDLSKVAEALGLTVITILPTDAHEKGIVGAAVRVLSEHDLAIRQIFVTDPYFAESPRLVIILDDPLPIGVIEELRALPQVQKLVI, encoded by the coding sequence ATGTGGGCAGCACTCATGCAGGAATTTGCCGATTCGCCTGCACAGGTCAGAGTCGTGAAATTTTTACTTGAAAACGGCTTTGGCGTCTCGGAAAAAGGGCGTATCACCTGTAATGACATCGAGATCCCGGCCACCCATATCGCACGCACCATCGGGACCGACCGGCGGGTCGTCGACGCCACGGCGCGCCGCATCCTGAGCATGGACTGGACCAGCAAGGTCTTCTCCTCCATGCGGGCGACCCCCGACCTCTCAAAGGTCGCCGAGGCCCTCGGCCTGACGGTCATCACCATCCTCCCGACCGATGCCCATGAGAAGGGGATCGTCGGGGCCGCGGTCAGGGTACTTTCAGAACACGACCTTGCGATCAGACAGATCTTCGTGACCGACCCCTACTTCGCCGAGTCACCCAGACTGGTCATCATCCTCGACGACCCCCTCCCGATCGGGGTGATCGAGGAACTGCGGGCTCTCCCGCAGGTGCAGAAACTGGTTATTTAG
- a CDS encoding HDIG domain-containing metalloprotein, whose amino-acid sequence MHEDILRKAGCDEGVVAHCRAVTAAAQEYAGSSAVDCDLLLAGGMLHDLGRSKTHALGHARVGGDLARALGLPDDVVRIIRRHIGAGLTVEECALLGLPPADAVPQRLEERVVAHADNLTKGTRQITMEERMDRSVVLGRKAAVRIFRLGLDLEPLKHLPGRES is encoded by the coding sequence ATGCATGAGGATATCCTGAGAAAAGCGGGATGCGACGAGGGGGTCGTCGCCCATTGCCGCGCGGTGACCGCCGCCGCTCAGGAGTACGCAGGGTCGTCGGCGGTCGACTGCGATCTCCTCCTCGCCGGCGGGATGCTCCATGACCTGGGGCGGTCGAAGACCCATGCCCTCGGGCACGCGCGGGTCGGCGGCGACCTTGCGCGCGCCCTCGGTCTCCCCGACGACGTGGTCAGAATCATCAGGCGGCATATCGGGGCCGGGCTGACGGTGGAGGAGTGCGCGCTCCTCGGTCTCCCGCCCGCGGACGCCGTTCCGCAGAGGCTCGAAGAACGGGTCGTCGCCCATGCCGACAATCTCACGAAGGGGACCAGGCAGATCACGATGGAGGAGCGGATGGACCGTTCGGTCGTTCTTGGACGGAAGGCGGCGGTCCGGATCTTCAGGCTAGGCCTCGACCTCGAACCGCTGAAACACCTGCCCGGCAGGGAGTCATAA
- a CDS encoding transcription factor: MVGIGEMLGDPAVRAYLLRLIEADGLELLEKFPPEGEYSDEELAEKTGINLNTVRHTLYTLYERRLAEYRRIKDPDTGWLTYLWTLRSDHFYPVIGQELERVLEILQKRAKYEEENDFYICDECGIFTFNDVSDTNFTCPVCGGEVKHFDNEMLLVALKHRIEEIRSMIGHA; encoded by the coding sequence ATGGTTGGCATTGGCGAAATGTTGGGGGATCCGGCGGTCCGAGCCTATCTTCTCCGCCTCATCGAGGCGGACGGGCTCGAACTCCTGGAGAAGTTCCCGCCTGAGGGCGAGTACTCGGACGAGGAACTCGCGGAGAAGACCGGGATCAACCTCAACACGGTCAGGCACACACTCTATACGCTCTACGAGAGGCGGCTTGCCGAGTACCGGCGGATCAAGGACCCGGACACCGGATGGCTCACCTACCTCTGGACCCTGCGCTCCGACCACTTCTATCCGGTCATCGGCCAGGAACTCGAACGGGTCCTTGAGATCCTGCAGAAGCGTGCAAAATACGAGGAAGAGAACGATTTTTACATCTGCGACGAGTGCGGGATTTTCACGTTCAACGACGTCTCCGACACCAACTTCACCTGTCCGGTCTGCGGAGGCGAGGTGAAGCACTTCGACAACGAGATGTTGCTTGTCGCCCTGAAGCACCGGATCGAAGAGATCCGTTCGATGATAGGGCATGCATGA
- a CDS encoding ATP-grasp domain-containing protein encodes MKRVLVVGFATRHVVQSARRAGYEVYAVDHFCDQDLCRDAERHLKFEELDEIPDLVSEICNGHTVDWLVTTSGAEELSVPVPHAGPSAECSAKFLDKLEIQHFLEDAGIPTPPLADGRFPAMVKPRHGAGGWRNRLVRSAAELRAWEEEWPDVPAITQQVVEGVPASVSCVCDGKRAVALAVNEQLLRGGDGDRAYGFSGSVTPFVHPLAARMMGIAEEAVARSGCVGSVGVDFVVGPDGLWAIEINPRFQGTLDTVEASIEQSVFLHHLNACTGRLPAARPAPCRVAARGILFADRDLVVKQDLSSLSSCIADIPWPGTEVEEGSAVVSVYGSGPDRATALASLDRNITRVRQYMS; translated from the coding sequence GTGAAGCGGGTCCTTGTGGTCGGCTTCGCCACCAGGCATGTGGTCCAGTCGGCACGCCGGGCCGGATACGAGGTCTATGCCGTCGACCATTTCTGCGACCAGGACCTCTGCCGGGACGCTGAGCGGCACCTGAAGTTCGAGGAACTCGACGAGATCCCTGACCTGGTCTCCGAGATCTGCAACGGGCACACCGTCGACTGGCTGGTGACCACGTCAGGAGCCGAAGAACTCTCGGTCCCGGTCCCGCATGCCGGTCCATCGGCCGAGTGCTCGGCGAAGTTCTTGGACAAACTCGAAATCCAGCATTTCCTCGAAGATGCCGGGATCCCGACTCCCCCCCTTGCCGACGGGCGTTTCCCGGCGATGGTCAAGCCCAGGCACGGAGCCGGAGGCTGGCGGAACCGGCTTGTTCGGTCGGCAGCGGAGTTGCGGGCCTGGGAGGAGGAGTGGCCCGACGTCCCGGCGATAACCCAGCAAGTGGTCGAAGGCGTCCCGGCCAGCGTCTCCTGTGTCTGCGACGGGAAACGTGCCGTGGCGCTCGCGGTCAACGAGCAACTTCTCAGGGGCGGCGACGGAGACCGGGCGTACGGGTTCTCGGGCTCGGTTACCCCCTTCGTCCACCCGCTCGCCGCGCGGATGATGGGGATCGCCGAAGAGGCGGTGGCGCGGAGCGGGTGCGTCGGATCGGTCGGCGTGGACTTTGTCGTCGGTCCAGACGGCCTCTGGGCGATCGAGATCAACCCCCGTTTCCAGGGCACCCTCGACACCGTCGAGGCCTCGATCGAACAGAGCGTCTTCCTGCATCATCTCAATGCCTGCACCGGCCGTCTCCCGGCGGCCCGGCCCGCGCCCTGCCGGGTGGCGGCACGGGGGATCCTCTTTGCCGACCGTGACCTCGTGGTGAAGCAAGACCTATCCTCGCTCTCCTCCTGCATCGCCGATATTCCATGGCCGGGCACCGAGGTGGAGGAAGGGAGTGCGGTGGTCAGCGTCTACGGCTCCGGGCCCGACCGGGCCACCGCCCTTGCGTCGCTGGATAGAAATATAACACGCGTCCGTCAATATATGTCCTGA
- a CDS encoding tRNA (cytidine(56)-2'-O)-methyltransferase encodes MRKVCILRLGHRPERDHRVTTHVGLTARALGADGMYLVGEDPVIVGSIRDVVERWGGEFFIEDKVKWKQCIRQWKERGGIVAHLTMYGLEVGEVVAEMRERTEDLLIIVGAEKVPGDVYGMVDYNVSVTNQPHSEISSLAILLDRLFMGQEMDKKFEGAKIRVEPCEAGKRVIEL; translated from the coding sequence ATGAGAAAAGTATGCATCCTCAGGCTCGGTCACCGGCCTGAACGTGACCACCGGGTCACCACCCATGTCGGGCTCACCGCGCGCGCCCTCGGCGCCGACGGGATGTACCTCGTGGGCGAAGACCCGGTGATCGTCGGGTCGATCAGAGACGTCGTCGAACGCTGGGGCGGAGAGTTCTTCATCGAGGACAAGGTGAAGTGGAAGCAGTGCATCAGGCAGTGGAAGGAGCGGGGCGGGATCGTCGCTCATCTCACGATGTACGGCCTTGAGGTCGGTGAAGTTGTTGCCGAGATGCGGGAGCGGACCGAAGACCTGCTCATCATCGTCGGTGCCGAGAAGGTGCCCGGCGACGTCTACGGGATGGTCGACTACAACGTCTCCGTGACCAACCAGCCCCATTCCGAGATCTCAAGCCTTGCCATCCTCCTGGACCGCCTCTTCATGGGTCAGGAGATGGATAAGAAGTTCGAGGGGGCAAAGATCCGTGTCGAGCCCTGCGAGGCCGGCAAGCGGGTGATCGAGCTGTGA
- a CDS encoding MarR family transcriptional regulator — MKTEEFDWMVYHVIVWGQAATIPDLVEHAGGDAKAVKESVDRLVSYLLLERDGEKVRALSVEESILKCQLKNTAGIPLEIENGVIKIPDFARSGDKQ; from the coding sequence GTGAAAACCGAAGAATTCGACTGGATGGTCTACCACGTCATCGTCTGGGGCCAGGCCGCGACCATCCCCGATCTTGTCGAGCACGCCGGGGGGGACGCAAAGGCCGTCAAGGAGTCGGTCGACCGACTCGTCTCCTATCTGCTCCTCGAGAGGGACGGCGAGAAGGTGCGGGCGCTTTCGGTCGAAGAATCGATTCTGAAATGTCAGTTGAAAAATACCGCCGGGATCCCGCTTGAGATCGAGAACGGCGTGATTAAGATACCAGATTTTGCACGGAGCGGTGACAAACAATGA
- a CDS encoding UPF0280 family protein, whose amino-acid sequence MIREHFEYKQTITTVLADEEAHVAAAKEGMLRAREELERFIAADPFFGMTFEPYAPDAESLTVRRMGAASLEAGVGPMAAVAGTIAWAGAEAMQEAGARFGVVDNGGDIALFSNREVRVGVHAGASSFSDRLAFVVPPQEEILGICTSSATVGPSISFGVADAVSVFSRDVSRADAWATSLCNTFAPGDERSFAALKGTAVEGVLMIIGEEVGIWGEVPEIVGATVDPSLITRGESRPEGRR is encoded by the coding sequence ATGATCAGAGAGCACTTCGAGTACAAACAGACGATCACGACCGTCCTTGCCGACGAGGAGGCGCACGTCGCCGCGGCAAAGGAGGGGATGCTCCGCGCGCGGGAGGAACTGGAACGTTTCATCGCCGCCGACCCCTTCTTCGGGATGACCTTCGAGCCCTATGCACCCGATGCGGAGAGTCTGACGGTGCGGCGGATGGGCGCCGCCTCCCTGGAGGCGGGCGTCGGGCCGATGGCGGCGGTGGCCGGGACGATCGCCTGGGCCGGGGCCGAGGCGATGCAGGAGGCCGGGGCGAGGTTCGGGGTGGTGGACAACGGCGGCGACATCGCCCTCTTCTCGAATCGCGAGGTGCGGGTCGGTGTCCATGCCGGGGCTTCGTCCTTCTCCGACAGACTCGCCTTCGTCGTCCCGCCGCAGGAAGAGATCCTCGGCATCTGCACCTCGTCGGCGACGGTCGGGCCTTCCATCTCCTTCGGGGTCGCGGACGCCGTCTCGGTCTTCTCCCGTGACGTCTCGCGCGCCGACGCCTGGGCCACCTCGCTCTGCAACACCTTCGCCCCCGGCGACGAGCGTTCTTTCGCCGCGCTCAAGGGTACGGCGGTGGAGGGGGTGCTGATGATCATCGGGGAGGAGGTCGGCATCTGGGGGGAGGTGCCCGAGATCGTCGGGGCGACGGTCGACCCCTCTCTCATCACCAGGGGTGAGTCGAGACCGGAAGGTCGCCGATAA
- a CDS encoding 4Fe-4S binding protein codes for MKLLVSFSRKKVSEPIIAMVVRETGVLINVERARIEPSEGKVLIDVPDESARTVCERMRELGAAVEVLEHAVMHDDDECVDCGACVSVCPQEVFSFDEEWKLTLDQSRCVLCGRCVQACPHGALTVQR; via the coding sequence ATGAAACTGCTGGTCTCGTTCTCCCGCAAGAAGGTCAGCGAACCGATCATCGCGATGGTGGTCAGGGAGACCGGCGTGCTCATCAATGTCGAGCGGGCGCGGATCGAACCGAGCGAGGGAAAGGTCCTGATCGACGTCCCCGACGAGAGTGCGAGGACGGTCTGCGAGAGGATGCGCGAACTCGGGGCCGCGGTCGAGGTGCTGGAGCACGCCGTCATGCACGACGACGACGAGTGCGTAGACTGCGGGGCGTGCGTCAGCGTCTGTCCGCAGGAGGTCTTCTCCTTCGACGAGGAGTGGAAACTCACCCTCGACCAGAGCAGGTGTGTCCTCTGCGGCCGGTGCGTGCAGGCCTGCCCGCACGGGGCGTTGACGGTGCAGAGGTAA
- a CDS encoding homocysteine biosynthesis protein, with translation MEKSIEEINTRIRDGNARVVTAEEMPEIVAELGEEEALREVDVVTTGTFGAMCSSGAFLNFGHADPPIRMERVWLNDVEAYSGLAAVDAYLGATSESTTQGNAYGGAHVLEDFVSGKSIELRAISKGTDCYPRRTVTTTLLLEDLNDAVMVNPRNSFQCYDAATNMTERVLHTYMGMLLPHSGNVSFSGAGALSPLANDPAYRVIGSGVPIFLGGAQGMIVGQGTQSSPATGFANLMTTGNLKEMSADFLRAATFTGYGVTMYVGVGVPIPVVDLDVVRSTAVRDEEIMTDIVDYGTPSNNRPTIARVSYAELKSGKVEIDGEEIRTSSLSSYRKAREVAESLRTWVEAGSMELALPTRRFNAAKRTGPMRETKVVPRVREIMDTRVVAVTEDEPISTAAAKLLKGETNHLPVLNGDGQLVGIVTTYDVTKAVGSTRDLTVVRDIMTRRVVRTTPEEAVDIAAQKLERHNISALPVVDPANRVIGMLSAIDLGKLLGGRWQA, from the coding sequence ATGGAGAAGTCCATCGAAGAGATCAATACGAGAATACGCGATGGCAATGCCCGGGTCGTCACGGCCGAGGAGATGCCGGAGATCGTCGCGGAACTCGGCGAGGAAGAGGCCCTCAGAGAGGTGGACGTCGTCACCACCGGTACCTTCGGTGCGATGTGCTCATCAGGTGCCTTCCTCAACTTCGGCCATGCCGACCCCCCGATAAGGATGGAACGGGTCTGGCTCAATGATGTGGAGGCCTACAGCGGACTGGCGGCGGTGGACGCCTATCTCGGGGCGACGAGCGAGTCGACGACGCAGGGGAACGCCTACGGCGGCGCCCATGTCCTCGAAGATTTTGTCTCGGGCAAATCAATCGAACTGCGCGCCATCTCCAAGGGCACCGACTGTTATCCGCGCCGGACGGTGACGACGACCCTGCTCCTCGAAGACCTCAACGACGCCGTCATGGTCAACCCGAGAAATTCTTTCCAGTGTTATGACGCCGCCACGAACATGACCGAACGTGTTCTCCATACCTATATGGGGATGCTCCTCCCCCACAGCGGCAATGTTTCGTTCTCGGGTGCCGGCGCCCTCTCCCCGCTCGCAAACGACCCCGCATACCGGGTGATCGGGAGCGGCGTGCCCATCTTCCTGGGCGGCGCCCAGGGGATGATCGTGGGCCAGGGGACCCAGTCCTCGCCGGCGACCGGGTTTGCCAACCTGATGACCACCGGGAATCTCAAGGAGATGAGCGCGGACTTCCTCCGCGCCGCGACGTTCACGGGGTACGGCGTGACGATGTACGTCGGCGTGGGTGTGCCGATCCCGGTCGTGGACCTGGATGTGGTGCGGAGCACGGCGGTGAGAGACGAGGAGATCATGACCGATATCGTCGACTACGGTACGCCGAGCAACAACCGTCCGACCATCGCCCGCGTCAGTTATGCCGAACTCAAGAGCGGGAAGGTGGAGATCGACGGCGAAGAGATCAGAACGTCCTCGCTCTCCAGTTACCGGAAGGCACGGGAAGTCGCCGAGAGCCTCCGCACCTGGGTGGAGGCGGGTTCGATGGAACTCGCACTCCCGACCCGCCGGTTCAACGCTGCGAAGCGGACCGGACCGATGCGGGAGACGAAGGTGGTGCCCAGGGTGCGCGAGATCATGGACACGCGGGTCGTGGCCGTCACCGAGGACGAACCGATCAGTACGGCCGCGGCGAAGTTGCTCAAGGGCGAGACCAACCATCTCCCGGTCCTCAACGGGGACGGGCAACTCGTCGGGATCGTGACCACCTACGATGTCACCAAGGCGGTCGGGAGCACCCGCGACCTCACGGTGGTGCGGGATATCATGACCAGACGGGTGGTGCGGACGACGCCCGAAGAGGCGGTGGACATTGCGGCCCAGAAACTCGAACGGCACAATATCAGTGCCCTGCCGGTGGTTGACCCGGCCAACCGGGTGATCGGGATGCTCTCGGCGATCGATCTCGGAAAGCTTCTCGGCGGGAGGTGGCAGGCATGA
- a CDS encoding Nif3-like dinuclear metal center hexameric protein — MHIADLVARLEEIAPPDLAEEFDEGRIGLIVEGREEIDTVCCALDATPAVAKNAAAMGADLLVVHHTPLWTPVTGVRGQDAKVLAPLLGHGINLYVMHTNFDRAPGGVNDTLAEILGLEETERMSLGVVGRCTLPLAEMVERIGGNVRFWGEAKDPGRLGVVGGSGFDPDLIEEAVALGADAFLSAELKHHVARTAPVPCIESTHYALEAPAMEALALREGWEYIGDAPRLTTLP, encoded by the coding sequence ATGCATATCGCAGACCTTGTTGCGCGTCTCGAAGAGATCGCACCGCCAGACCTTGCGGAAGAGTTCGACGAGGGACGGATCGGCCTCATCGTCGAAGGGCGAGAGGAGATCGACACGGTCTGCTGCGCCCTCGACGCCACGCCCGCCGTAGCGAAAAACGCCGCAGCCATGGGCGCCGACCTCCTCGTCGTCCACCACACCCCTCTCTGGACGCCGGTGACCGGCGTGCGGGGACAGGACGCGAAGGTGCTCGCCCCTCTCCTCGGTCACGGCATCAACCTCTACGTGATGCACACCAACTTCGACCGTGCCCCCGGCGGGGTGAACGACACCCTCGCGGAGATCCTCGGCCTCGAAGAGACGGAGCGGATGTCGCTTGGCGTCGTCGGCCGGTGCACCCTCCCGCTCGCAGAGATGGTCGAACGGATCGGCGGAAACGTCCGGTTCTGGGGCGAGGCAAAGGATCCCGGGCGTCTTGGCGTCGTCGGCGGGAGCGGGTTCGACCCCGACCTCATCGAGGAGGCGGTCGCCCTTGGCGCCGACGCCTTCCTCTCCGCGGAGTTGAAGCACCACGTGGCCAGGACCGCCCCCGTCCCCTGCATCGAGTCGACCCACTACGCCCTCGAAGCCCCGGCGATGGAGGCGCTCGCCCTGCGCGAAGGCTGGGAATATATCGGGGACGCACCCCGCCTCACCACCCTCCCATGA
- a CDS encoding SWIM zinc finger family protein, with translation MNDFWAAVKEAGLTPEIREGLRKRYRMRGQKALDAVESGRVEKYNDFFVVKGRNEDYIVEDDFCTCKDFTYRGRCCWHILAVQIAALTGQYTPKDAWYLDTLGQNRWT, from the coding sequence ATGAACGACTTCTGGGCAGCGGTGAAGGAGGCCGGCCTCACCCCCGAGATCCGCGAGGGCCTTCGCAAGCGCTACCGGATGCGCGGACAGAAAGCCCTCGACGCGGTCGAAAGCGGCAGAGTCGAGAAATACAACGACTTTTTCGTGGTCAAAGGACGCAACGAAGATTACATCGTGGAAGACGACTTCTGCACCTGCAAAGACTTCACCTACCGGGGCCGGTGCTGCTGGCATATCCTGGCCGTCCAGATCGCCGCCCTTACCGGCCAATACACCCCGAAAGACGCCTGGTATCTCGACACCCTGGGGCAGAATCGGTGGACCTGA